From Lolium perenne isolate Kyuss_39 chromosome 5, Kyuss_2.0, whole genome shotgun sequence, a single genomic window includes:
- the LOC127301799 gene encoding uncharacterized protein — MENLAMLWGIIGPGVSGALFGAGWWFWVDAVVCSAVKVSFIHYLPGIFASVSALMFNCVSKEDLGGDYYSAYGGGDDNEWRAKLWLFIAYVVSFVCLAASVGLLVQDALTDKGPSVWTGVAGVLQCVFVLISGLTYWTCHSSDD; from the exons ATGGAGAACCTGGCGATGCTGTGGGGGATCATCGGGCCGGGCGTCTCCGGCGCGCTCTTCGGCGCCGGCTGGTGGTTCTGGGTGGACGCCGTCGTCTGCAGCGCCGTCAAGGTCTCCTTCATCCACTACCTGCCCG GGATCTTCGCGTCGGTGTCCGCGCTCATGTTCAATTGCGTCAGCAAGGAGGACCTCGGGGGCGACTACTACTCGGCCTATGGCGGCGGGGATGATAACGAGTGGAG GGCGAAGCTTTGGCTTTTCATTGCGTATGTTGTTTCCTTCGTCTGCCTAGCTGCATCGGTGGGTTTGCTGGTGCAAGATGCCTTGACTGACAAGGGCCCTTCCGTGTGGACTGGTGTCGCTGGTGTTCTGCAGTGTGTTTTTGTGTTGATAAG TGGGCTGACCTACTGGACGTGCCACTCTTCTGACGATTAA
- the LOC127301801 gene encoding transmembrane emp24 domain-containing protein p24delta3: MARGGAWAAVAAVVVLWWMWAGAGAVWLEIPPSGTKCVAEEIRNNVVVIADYSVLYEHHQVHPTVSVKVTSPFGYTLHTKEKVSADQFAFTTAEAGNFLACFSADGDSKGLVVKLNLDWKIGIAAKDWDSVAKREKLEGVELELVKLDATVQAIHQNLILLRIKESDMRDVNEKTNARISWLSMMSLSVCILVSVLQLLHLKQYFRKKKLI; encoded by the exons ATGGCGCGAGGTGGTGCGTGGGCGGCggttgcggcggtggtggtgttgtggtggatGTGGGCGGGAGCGGGGGCGGTGTGGCTGGAGATCCCGCCGTCGGGGACCAAGTGCGTGGCGGAGGAGATCCGGAACAACGTCGTCGTCATCGCCGACTACTCCGTCCTCTACGAGCACCACCAGGTCCACCCCACCGTCTCCGTCAAG GTTACATCACCTTTTGGGTATACCTTACACACGAAAGAAAAGGTTTCAGCGGACCAGTTCGCGTTCACCACAGCAGAAGCAGGAAACTTTTTGGCTTGCTTCTCAGCTGACGGTGATAGCAAGGGTTTAGTGGTGAAACTAAATCTTGACTGGAAAATTGGTATTGCGGCAAAAGACTGGGATTCTGTTGCTAAAAGGGAGAAGCTTGAG GGAGTTGAACTAGAGTTAGTTAAACTTGATGCAACTGTCCAAGCAATCCATCAAAACCTGATCTTGCTCAGGATCAA AGAATCAGACATGAGAGATGTCAACGAGAAGACCAATGCTAGGATCTCATGGTTGAGCATGATGTCGCTCAGTGTTTGCATCTTAGTTTCAGTCTTGCAGTTGCTGCATCTAAAACAGTACTTCCGAAAGAAGAAGCTCATTTGA
- the LOC127301800 gene encoding annexin D8 produces the protein MASHSPATTGFQNVCREIHGACDEPRCLSRLLAHRSPSERQQIKADYHTMFGEDLVARLQKTLAANQDNELCSLLYLWMLDPAERDAIMARDAIESAMTDYRVLVEIFTRRKQEQLFFTKQAYLPRFKKNLEHDLVTEPSHPYQRLLVALATSHKSHHDEASQHIAKCDARRLYDAKNASGTGLVDEATVLEMFSKRSIPQLRMAFCSYKHIYGHDFTKTLKKNLCGEFEESLRVVVKCIYSPSKYYCKLLQRSMQPPRTNKRLVTRAILGSDDVGVDEIKLAFKNNFGRNLEDFIHESLPQSDYRDFLWMWQGGQ, from the exons ATGGCCTCTCATTCTCCTGCCACTACAGGCTTTCAGAACGTATGCAGAGAGATCCATGGTGCGTGCGATGAGCCGCGCTGTCTGAGCCGCCTCCTGGCTCACCGGAGCCCGTCAGAGAGGCAGCAGATCAAGGCGGATTACCACACAATGTTCGGCGAAGACCTCGTCGCTCGACTGCAGAAAACCCTCGCGGCCAATCAGGACAACGAG CTCTGTAGTCTGCTCTACCTGTGGATGCTCGACCCGGCTGAGCGTGATGCGATCATGGCGAGGGATGCCATCGAGAGCGCCATGACCGATTACCGGGTCCTTGTCGAGATATTCACACGGAGGAAGCAGGAGCAGCTCTTCTTCACCAAGCAGGCGTACCTGCCCAGGTTCAAGAAGAACCTGGAGCACGACTTGGTTACAGAGCCTTCACACCCATATCAGAGG CTATTGGTAGCTCTCGCGACCTCCCATAAGTCGCACCACGATGAAGCCAGCCAGCACATCGCGAAATGCGACGCCAGGCGGTTGTATGACGCGAAGAACGCCAGCGGTACGGGATTGGTCGATGAGGCCACTGTTCTTGAGATGTTCAGCAAGAGGAGCATCCCACAGCTCAGGATGGCATTCTGCAGTTACAAGCACATATACGGGCATGACTTCACCAAG ACACTGAAGAAGAATTTGTGTGGTGAGTTTGAAGAGTCTCTGAGAGTTGTTGTCAAGTGCATCTACAGCCCTTCCAAGTATTACTGCAAG TTACTGCAGAGAAGTATGCAACCACCAAGGACCAATAAAAGGTTGGTTACAAGGGCCATCCTGGGCAGCGATGATGTCGGTGTGGACGAGATAAAGTTAGCATTCAAGAATAACTTTGGAAGGAACCTTGAGGATTTCATCCATGAAAGCTTACCTCAGAGTGATTACAGAGACTTTCTTTGGATGTGGCAAGGGGGCCAGTGA